The Lycium barbarum isolate Lr01 chromosome 11, ASM1917538v2, whole genome shotgun sequence genome contains the following window.
ccaattttccctagccatggccgaatggctctttGGTTTTTCTTGGAGTTTCTTTGAGTTTTAAAGTTGAAAATatgtcttgctttggtcatctctctctctctatatatatatagcttcttccaataccatgtgaacacatgtctctttcttgaagtttcttaaacattaaaataagatgactaattattttatttttgtcatcacttttctatatatatatatatatatatatatatatagcacacggccaaagtggccttctTGAACTTTCAtgaaacttttgtgaaattcccgttttgcccctagccttccacaatattaccatgaaccactttgtgaattttcctttttacccttagcctttctcaatatttccatactaataatatccataaataatattcataacttgtacattaaaataatatttgaaaatggtcttacccttaacttgccacgactaccccgaaacatccgaacgtacaaatacgggctataacagtttgGGCAcacaagtgaagtttagcacggcatttcatccacaaactgacgggcaggccgagcgtaccattcaaaccttagaagatatgctacgggcgtgtgtgttggatttcagtggtagttgggatgatcatttgacaTTAATTGactttgcatataacaacagctaccattctagtatacaaatggctccgtatgaagcgttatatggaaggaaatgtagatctccaatcggatggttcgaaatatgagaagcacaattagtgggccctgaattgatccaacaagcagtagaaaaggtcaaggtgattcgagatcggttgttaacaacccaaagtcgccaaaagtcttacgcggataaccgccggtgagacttggaatttcaaactaacgattgggtatttttgaaagtgtcaccaatgaaagggataatgagatttgggaagaaggggaagctaagtcctaggtacatcggaccctacaaagtcattcgcaaggtgggacaggtagcatatgaattggaattgccttcggagcttgaatcagtccatccagtctttcatgtttcgatgctccgcaagtgtgttggagatcccacaaagattgtcccgatagacgatgtgcagataacagaaaggctaacttatgaagaggtgcctattgccatcttggataggcaagtgcgaaagcttcgaaataaagaggtagcttcagtcaaagttttatggcggaacaacaatcgggaagaaatgacgtgggaggcggaagagaagatgagatccgagtacccccatttgttccaaccccCAGAGAAGATTCAAGCTGAGAcgtcaacgatataaggtatgtatgctttattttactCTTTGGGTCGAGTGTGggcatagatatgttgatattgtaatgtagccccgtgaggcaatgatattatgggttgttatgacaggttggtagtgccaaattacaggggaaactctggcaaaatttttctagaatcccgagtgtttaacattcggggacgaatgttccaaaggggggaagaatgttacaccttggaaatttcccccgctagcgtacagtgattaggccaatgaagggtatgacgtatatggtgttttgacgagggacaacgtcctttagactggtattgaggtgctaaataattgttaagaaggttccataaggatcgaagatcaaacgaaatgacgagaataagactcagtgaactgatgggttatacggtcaattatacggaccgtataacattatacggccgtataatggaccgtaaaagagtcacagaatgaggcaaaataaggttgctgaagggatgattctacggtcaattatacggaccgtataaaattatacggcccgtataatgtaccgtcaagttAACACAGAAGaagggtagtcattggagcagttttacggtcgattatacggaccgtataaatttatacggaccgtataatggaccgtataatgatgtcgggtcagatttcaattttttaaataaggacccaagttcattttattttatttcatcttctctctccacgacccaacatctctctagaaccttccaaaactcttccaatacaagaatccaagtgaaaatcaagatcaaccacaccaagttcatgaaaacaagagtgtgaaacccaagtaaagttcatcctcctcaaagaaaaccaaaagaggtgagatagggttttgttgctagaggagaaactccactcaagacttgttccaccatcatccaaggtaagtttcatgaccattttatgttgtttaaggtattggaaggttaaggtacccgaattgtagaagaacatagcaaatgggtcattcaagagtgaatagtgtcatgagtgagtggtagttgaattgaatcatgaatgttagtgtgttgtgagtatgaatatgttataaatgacatgtagaccatgagataagtgtgatacatgggaaaatacgatagcgaacccaaaaccataaatgtggggaaaaatgaagagaaatggtggatcatggccattgtatatgaatgataattgtgatttgctatattgtgattgttattttgggtgattgggagttgatatggaatacgggaaaagtagtataaacaaaggaagtgctgcccaattttctctagaaatagtagtgcattcttatagttggttaactaacgatcgtacgaatcccctttttgaaggtagaggcgtgacattgaaggagaataagcaaacgctaaattgcttaaacgacaaaggtatgtgaggcttaactcttctttcaaaaggcatgaatccttcaagctttccacaaatccttctataagatgaagcttaagagtccttctatatattaaatcgcctatgagcatgatagtgatgacaatgagctagagtctagagactcaagaaattgtagcatgatgttcctacaattctaatgatgttattattgttaacactcgccttacgttttcttcccttcaaggcgaggcatgatactcataaatgtccataatacaatcgggggttcacgaccttacgtcaccccgacatagtatggttgtcttaaatcctaatgaatgctcttaatgctattgtatgttatgacaataagatgataagtaatgctaacttgtaacactatgggatacatggaacactaagaaatgataacatgatgctatggtttgagatgtataataatgacgtgttatgattgatgttgtgatgataagattccaccgtgcctatatggcggggcatgtcaccgctaatgtgggctgcgtatgattccacagcgcctatatggccgggcatgtcaccgctaatgcgggctgcgatgtttacaccgagccgagggggccgggcatgatcaccactagtgggcggcatatgagggttacccggacgcgggtaacgatacagattatgatatgatgatgtatatgacgacgtacgtgatgatgtatgggatgtgataacttGTGTACTacgattgtgtaaaatgtgaaatatgatagtaatacgattgcctatgacatgtgtgcaggttatatctttgtcccctgactcatgatctttctattacgtttgtttatttcattcatgccttacatactcagtacaatattcgtactgacgtcctttttctgtggacgctgtgttcatgcccacaggtagacagggaagagatcttgctccggattcttagaggctgctagctgattggaagccctccattgtcccggaggtgcctatgatgattcttttgtgtacagttgttgatgtcatctcttagaggctcgtagatactcgacgtgggtcgtgtggtttcatggcatggtcattatgtgtatatatatatatatatatttatatatatatatatatatatatatatatatatatgtgtgtgtgtgtattattttgctagcctaagggctcgtatgtataaaagcatttcgtttctaaataaaaatggattttattataaattaagcatgaatcggataaatgattgctaaataagcttaataagtgatggcacgagcggtgctcggtggttagccccgggtaccgatcacggcccttagctgggtcgtgatatCGCGGGTCCCCCacaggtcatgactatcgaggcgtGGGGGTATTTCGtctatagcatgtgtgtacggagatTTACATTTGGCCATTGCATTATATATGCACTCATTACTACATTCACATATTTCATGGATTCTGACTTGATGCTTCTATACTAGAGTTGTTGTTCTCAGACTGTGATGTGTTTGTACTTGATtgcgagcatgtctattcttcagtttctttctttatgtatgttagctaactgttgtcggcctatgatacctaccagtacatagtgtttgtactgatactaccttgctgcattcttttctgagtgcagagtacgtgacTGGCTCCACTTCCACTCCTCGTGATTGATTCCCGGGGCCTTGCTTGCGAGTATCTCGGGTAAGCATCTGACGAGCCGCTGCCCGGAGACTCATCTATCCTATCTTTATATTCTTCCCTTCAGACAGTTGTTTATTTGACTTACAGACTTGTATATTTAGACATTTACgtagttgctcttgtacgagtcagacCAATTCCTTGGGAATTGTATTTTGTATTCCGCACTTATGTTATTTATGATTTAGACTTCTACTTATTCTGTTCTATTCACTTTATTGTTGTTCGGATTAACGATTAAGGGACGTGACATTGCGTGActactactgtcacgacccaaccccgtaggccgtgactagtgtccgtgctggacacccatacgtacccaataacccaaaccagtgcataagcagaatatacagatacaGAAGTCGAATGGCTTTACTAATTATCGCAGACAAACAAACATATCGcacggaagccgataaggctatcatagaacatagcaacccaaaacatatatagaacccacatgtatgtctacagacctctacagatagcaacagaaacataagacgggacagggccccgtcgtacccctgaataacaaacatatgtacaacagaagagtctgtacccaaaatataggctccggacaaaggagcactccaagacagcagaataggatcctaagcgggcggatcagcaaatcggtcgtctgtacctgcgtggcatgaaacgcagcccccgaagaaagggggtcagtacgaaaaatgtactgaatatgtaaagcacggaacagAGTAAACAAAGTCGTAAccgaagcagaaggtacagaaaatgaacagaatatccagaatatcaaaatgttgatcatatagcataaacagtgcatgcagaaaacatatgtcatatctggTCCCATTACGGGACTGAgtaaacagaacgtggtcgccaccccgacactggcgccacaacacatcatactccggagtagggaatatctccatagcatatcatatcacaacagatggccatatcatatcatatcatcaaataacaacataagtgtacatggcacatcatacacCACAACCCATGTACGTATCATacatgccccctcacatcggggcatggcgaacaatgcagagaaatgtgcATGATAAcacatcctggcccgggctcagtggaggaaacattgaggcatccacgaatggagtagtgagaaactaatgcaaaataaaaacataacgcatttacggagactcagtagcataattcagatgacaaaccatataacagaaacggagcagtaatcatagtgtatgcctttcggatatcacaatagcatatgtcaaaataagctttctgaaatcattttcatgtttcaaaatatattaTGGGACTTATCAAAATAATCCAAACAAATGTCATATGGTAGTGAgaagagtagccaagagtttcctttgagttctacttcaaaataagttaaacggaacaaatcagaaaaatcagggaatagtgggcccacctcgggtcaaatgaggtggcgtacataatttacgtatattacacttcataacatcactcgtgagagttttaaggtaatcgggtcctatttgtgcaagttctagacttTTAGGCACTTTTTCtaactattcataacatattcaattcaattctactgaatgaaaaaggggcaaatttggacgtagattccgaagagtagagtcgtccccaagGCTCGAATCAaagcctatcatacctaggacatgccaagagaagaataggtaaagctttacatacctcgatcgcttcctaagctaatctcaACTCAAGtttcgggctccccaagatctacaataacataattaaataccaacgttagctacaagtacttaggaatttaatcctaagctagtacttgtctacaaaaattttggcagcatttcccctatatattcgcctatccgaatttccaattgctctcctgttgacacagaaataccaacaataacatatggacacaatcatatcttcaattccttttatttcaacaagaacaacaacatatcaaaacaacccccaactataacataacgatgcccaaAATGCTAACGACcacttacaatacaccaagcagcccatatacacttcttataccttatttcatgcaatattttcagcaaatttcagggaaatacaacagcagccacacgacaccacatcatctactcatatgcaagaaaaccacattattatctctacaatccttacaacaacccacaacaattttaactccaactctaaccattaaattccttcattctcctcacataatctatgattacaacaaccaaaatattaattcaaaccagtccatcaatttcaattaaaacagcccctaatccataaatttcaacaaaacaacaaacgagttataatgctgttttctccgttctaattcgttaaaactctaaataaacactttaataaaataaaaggaatcttataaataccttagcagcagctccaccacgaaaatttcatcccccaagaccaatatttagctcaaattgaaggcaacgcaatgtacaacgcttttctcttcatgagcttcgggattcggggctcggattttgatcaaaatggcttccttagcctagaagctctctctctctaatgtttttggagggtcttaactgaaaatgatcagccctcaaatgaattttctatatattttaacgttattgggcctcatgggccgaaacatactAATGGGCCAAAATATGAGTGCTTGGATCGGATTTCCAGTTTCTGCCCcaccagcccaacttgcatcgtccatatctccgtattccgatatcattttgatgagcggtttgttgcgttgaaaactagactcaatgaacttcattttaggcttttgaaacaccttaaaactcctcatatactatgAGATATGCCTCCACCAATCTAGGCTAAattcgggtccgagattttactgcagttgttccgattcattttgtttaacttctaatcctcttccaacctcatgtgacctcttatacatacatatacagactcatatacatccataaaaattcatatacatgtctcgaagggtccggagaatcaaaataaccttaaacgtaactagagaactcacaagctTTGACGAAATTCCAaccgcaaaagtatattcatatcttttgtccatcttctatatcattactaataatcacaaatactttaaaaggtcactcacattacctcatatacatactcataacgcaaTTTCAAAtactttaggttaccatgtcacctcgggatacttaaggcaatcatatatataacgatattcttactactcgattaactttccttgaaccttcttaactcattctttcttgtcttaattcaagtagcacagattattatggagtgtaacaactACATCGTCAACATATTATGCTAGTACACTTTATATTTGATACCATCTTTCAAAACAAGAAAGGGCACACTAAATATGGCCATTTACATactgccaaaagaaggaaaggaacaCTGAATAGAAGCATACATTACATTCATTCCAATTTAGTTCATCATACAAGTTAACTTGCTACATCAATTTAGTTCATCAAGAAATACAAGTCAACCTACTTCATCACAAAATAACCCAACAACTCATTACACAAGCAAAGAAAAGATGCAAGCAAATAAGAACCaagatatcataataatggcctTCATCAACAATAACTCCTCTTCCAATTTCACGGCTTTGGTCCTTTGAATTTGATTTGTAGCCTCCATTTCTTTCACTTTTTGCATCAATATGTCCCTCTCTAGATTAACCACATCAATTGATGCCTCCAACTTGATTGATTTGGTCCCTTCAAGTTGATTAATAACCTCCATTGTTTCCAAGTTTTTCTTAAATTTCTGTTGTTCAAACTTCAAAACATCCGCTTGAGACTTCATCCTGCATATAACATTTACCGCTTTATCCCCCAATAGAGACGATTTACAGTAAAAAAATTCTACCAactaaaaaatttaattaatttcacaATATTAACTCACATCAGATCTGAGACCTTTGTAGAACCTCTGACCCCATTTTCAAGAGTGTAAGCCGTAAAGTAATTGGCAACCAATCCCAAAAGACAAGTACGCTTCAAAGCACATTCTTGAGACGAACAACTAGCTTGAGACATTGTAACACCCTTCTTTTTTTCTTCAGGAAGAACAATAAAAGAGAATGAGGAAATTAAAGGATCTGAATTTAACTTTGGGTGATTCTAATTCCAGGGTGTCAAAAATTTGAAACATAGGGAATAAGAACCAGTAAGTGTGAAGACCCCTAATTCGTAACAtgtggaagaagaagaaaaaacacTACAAGCTCAAAATTGAGAGGGAAAGGAGCATGAAAATGGCGGCTGAACCTTATTTTTGGGAGAGAATAAGACGATGGAGTTTTCTTTAAGATTTAAATCGTCCAACGGGTCGGGTAATGGAGCGGGCCTTTCTTAAATTAATCGGCTGGGTCTAATtttaataaaatgaaaaataaaaagggtTGGGGCCATGGAGATCGTGCCACATGTCCCCAAAAAAGTGGTCGTTAGACGTGGGGGCATATATGAAGAAAACACTAATGGCGGGGTATATCATCGAAAAAGTAAACGGGGGACGACTACAACTTAGTACATACGACCCTTTTTCGTTATTTTAAGTCACAGAGATATCTTTTAAATGAACCAGACAACCACTAGGAAAAAAATTTGCCACGTGGGTAAAAAATAAATCTACTAAAAAAAGTGGGTAGACTTATTATTTTAAAAGGAACgtggcatttttttaattaaaaagataagctaaataatttttaaaaatcttTCGTCAGCGAAAATGGTACATTTACATtatgtaacaatttttttttttttaacgagggatatatttgctctaaattgcaaagttgagggtatatttgcacctttgccctttgGAGAATttggatttgaaatcatgatttgaagttgaaattttgtgctGATTTCATATACAAACGCTGATTTGAAATCACGCTCCCAAATACTATGGCCAAACGCTTACTTAAAATTATCTATATATTTATTTTGGAAATCTCCAAAGGTGGTATTAGTGATTACACACCATTTCTCATGTCAAAACACGCAATTTTACTAAAAAAAAGTGGAGTAGTTTTTTcttacccctgtttggatggtggtttcctgTGGTTCATTAATGCATGGTTCTCTATGAAACCATGCTTGTTTTCATTGTTcataaaattatgtggtatggtgttgtaaacccgtggttcatcccatggttatataaccatgaaaagtcccaatttttgtaaccGCGGATTTGGTAGTTTTTCCGTggttacatatttcatttctccattataccccaccctccaccatctaccccaccccacccccacgctaccactcacccccgacccaccctccaccatccaccccaccctaccactcacccccacctcaCCCCCACCACTCACTCCCACCACACCTTCACCTTAccacccaccccaaccccactcccaactaccccactcctctgccacccaccccaaccaccaccccCTAACCCCACCACCCCctaaccccaccccacaaccactcaaTTTTGTGTAACTCTTTATTTTCTCACATTAGCAGGCTAGATGCACATACTCTATTTAAGAGCACTAGACTTCGGAGAAACACCCACCCccgcccaaaaaaaataaaataattaaattgaaAGAGCACTAGCCTATAGATCCCATTGGCTTTTTGCAGTTTTAATCGCACGTTAGCACGGCGCATCTTAGCCTATCCCCACAGCTTGTTCCCCTCTACCTTTACTCGTTACATCACGTAAATCAAAATTATTACCTAATACTCTAAAATACAACGCCCCAATCTAAAATTACCTCACAAAAGACAGCAAAGGGAGAAGAATCCCCACTATTAAATACTGCACTAGTATTTCACAACTTCATTCTTGTTGGTCAATCAAACACCAAACCAGGAAAGGTCTTGACATTGGTACTATCGATCTACTATTGACCCTTGAAAAGCATACCATAAATCTTGCAGAAAATAGTCTAATATTTGGTTTTAGTATGAATTAAAACAGATTATGGTGTTGTATCAAGTGTTTGAAGGGGGAGATGGCAAGAGTAGCAGAGTGGTGGGGTTCTAATTGGAGAGCCAAATGGTGTTCCTATAAAAGAACCACTATTCTTGTTTGTTCAATTAACATTTTTGTTGCTCTTTATGTACTTCACTCGTACACTTCAACATACATGTACACTCGCAATGATACCCAAAAAGGTGACTTCTTCATTCATATGCtatacttcttcttttttttggaaTGACCCTTTTCTTGGATATTTGTGCATACAGATTTTAGGTATACTCCAGATCAAGTTAGGAAAATGGAAGAGTCGAATCGAATAAGAAAACAACTAGAACCTGTGCAACTTATTGAACTAGTAAGACCCTTAATTTCATGATGGTTGTGTTGTTACTTGTTTTTTCTCTCAACTTTAAAGCTATGGCTTGATAAAGAGATCTCTGTTTTCCTGGTGAAGTTAAAGGGATTAAAGGAAGAATTTTTCGTTGACGAAAAGGTGGTGCAAGTGCCACAACAAATCAAACAGAAGATTGCAGATGAAATACTAACTACGTTGAAAGGTGTCAATGCCCGTGACAATGCAACAGTGCAACGAGGTGATTATGCATTCAGTTTAAGACTAAATTGATCAAATTTTTGGTTATCTTTGTTTCCAAAGCAGCATTGTTGAATCTTTTCATTGGTTATCCTTCTTGTTGTTCATTCTCTAGCCTAGATACGTTGTGGACTTTTTATATCGTGTCTCTTTCTTAGTATTTTTTTGTCATTAAATTCTAAGTTGGATAATTGCAAGATATCCATTACCTTATGCTACATCTAGGATATAAAAGTGTCAATTACATGTAGAATATTTGCTGAGGCAGCGCAAATGATGCATTCCTTTTTGTGCTCATGAGGCGGTCATTAAAAAGCTGAGCATTAGGACAAGCTCTTCTAGGCATGCCCTACATTGCACCCATATATGGTGTTTAAGGGGTAGGGGTTTCTATCACATTGCCACTAGGTGTGGCGGAGTATAAATGGAACTGAAAGAGCAGAATAGATATAGATGATTCGTAAAGTTGACCCAACTCATTTGGTATTAAGGAGTAttgttgattgattgattgattgatcgATAATGGTGTGTATGGAAACAAAGGAAATGGAGATAAAGGAAGGTAAAGTTCTAAGATTtccattattttattttttttgattggTAAAGGGTATTTTGTATTGATAAGCAGCAAAGCTGCTGGCAAGAACTTACAGAGGAAAGCCTCACTACTAGTTGTgtaatgaactcaaaaagtcaacCATGGCTTCTGCATCATCAGCTATTGCCGTGTTGCATAAAAAAAAACAGTAAAGAAATGCATCTGTGCTTTAAACTAATTACAGATTCCATTTTGCTATCAAAAGTTCTCgagttcctttccttccaaatacACCACCAGATGGCAGCAGGCAGTGTGTTCCATGTTCTTAGTTTGCCTTTTCCCAGTCCTTTCACATGCCAGCATTGCAGAAGCTCGACTGTAGTCTTAGGCATCACCCAACTGACCCCCAAAATATTTAAGAGAAGATACCACATTTGTGAGGTGCAGGGGAGTCCATTTATTTATACCACAATATTTAGGAGAACAATATTTCTGATATGCTAGCTTCCCATATCAGGGAGTCCACTTATTTATATCAATATGAGCTGATTCTAGCTGCCACAACATCTGACGGAATCCTTCTAATTCCCAATCTTTCTAACTTCTTCTAAATTTAATTGTTAGTCTGAACTTGAAGAAAATACAGCTATAATACCATTTGTCTGAccttggcctggtggtaattggcttgagccttggggtgctccctttcaaggtctcaagttcgaaacccactgggtgcaaacaatttctgagggccatcggactggggtaaaaccctgaattacccgtggtgcacttgcgggaaactccttgccgagggcctgtgcacccccgggattagtcggggctcaaagagacccggacacccggtgcttaatcaaaaaaaaaaaaaaaaaatttgtctgACCTGTATTTAAAAGTGAAAAGCAGTAGAAAAGAGGGAAGTCAATTTCCTATGT
Protein-coding sequences here:
- the LOC132619129 gene encoding uncharacterized protein LOC132619129; this translates as MSQASCSSQECALKRTCLLGLVANYFTAYTLENGVRGSTKVSDLMMKSQADVLKFEQQKFKKNLETMEVINQLEGTKSIKLEASIDVVNLERDILMQKVKEMEATNQIQRTKAVKLEEELLLMKAIIMISWFLFACIFSLLV